The nucleotide window TTGACTATGACTCCATCGAAGAGTCCGCCGAGGCGGACGAGGTTATCGTTGGTGTAGTATGTCTCGTCTTTGAGGGACCACAGAACGACCTTAAGACCCGTTCCCCTGGCCATCTGGAGGGCACCCACTGTTTTTTCCACACCGATGAATTCAAGCGCCTCCACCGGGGGATTTATTGACCACAAGGATAGCTCGCCGATGAGGGCGGGGAGCCGTGCGAGCGTCTCTTCCCTATCCACGAGGAGCCCCATCCTTGTCTCCCTGTCGTATTTCCTGTACTCCCTGAGGGCATCGATTAGGAACGAGGACACCATAACCCTCGACGGGTTGTTTGCCCCGATTATTGCGGCCGTCTTTTTAACCGCTTCTACATCCTTTATCTCCACGTTGATTAAAATATCCTCCGGGAGGGCTTCAAAGGTCTCTTCGAGTGTTGGAATCATCTCTCCGTTCCCGAAGTCCAGGGACTTCAGCTCGTTCAGCGTCATGTCCTTGACCTTACCGCTCCCGTTGCTCGTCCTGTCAACCGTATCGTCGTGGATCACCACGACCTCCCCGTCCTTTGTCAGCCACACGTCCAGCTCAATTCCATTGGCACCTGCTTCAACCGCCTTTTTGAAAGCAAGAAGCGTGTTCTCTGGGTACCTGGCGGAGTAACCCCTGTGGCCGAGCACTATAACCTTATCCCTTTCCCACATTGGAATCGCCCCATGAAAATACCCCCTCCCCGTAAAAACCTTTCCTCAACCTGGCAGGGTCGTCGGAGATGACCGCGTCCGCGAGGGAGAGCAGCCTTGGAATCCAGTGGAGTTCGTCCATACCGTGGTTCCAGAGGTAGATTTTAAGTCCACGCTTTCTGAAGGATTGGAGAAGGCTCCTGAACGCCCCGTATCCAACGTACGAAACGGCATCTATTGGCACGTGGAGGGAGTAGATGCCCTTCAACCGCGGAACCCACATGAGGGAGGAGTAGCCCACTATGGAAAAACCCACCCTGCAGTTCGGGCATGCCTTCAGAACGGCCTCCACTATCTCCGGTCTCTCCGAGGAAAAGACGGTTCTCTCGAGGGCCTCCAGCTCCGCCTCCCTTAGCAGGGGTTCAACGGCCCTGGCTTCTTTAACGTCGGCGTTGAATACCGCACCGTTAAGCCGTGTGAAAACATCCCCCACCCGTGGTATTATCCTCCCCATTGGGTGCAGCCTTCTCAGCTCGACGAAGGTTAGATTTTTGAGGGAGTAGAAAGCCCCGTTGGAATAAAAGCCCGCGTCGTGGTGGGTTACATTTTTCTTCTGAAAGCTCGCCCTTCAGGGCGGGGGAGGAGGTCAGGAGCTTTCCGTCGCGGGTCAGCCTCACATCGAACTCCACTCCATCCGCGTATTTAAGCACCCTCTCGAAGGATGGGAGTGTGTTCTCGAGCCTCCCCCTGACCCCTCTGTGTCCAAGGATGAGGGGTCTCTCACTGTCCATAGTTGTCACCTCTCCAACCGCTCAAAAATGGGCTCACAAGTCTTAAAAGTTTCATCCATGTATTTTCCCCGTTAATTAAAACCATATAATCTAGGGGGTGTACGGATTGGAGTTTAAGTACAGCAGGATATTCATACTCGGTTTTGGATTTTTCGGAATAAGTATCATCTGGGCCCTCTACAACGCATACATTCCGATTTTTCTCCAGGATACGTTCCACCTCAGCAAGACAGTGACGGGCTTCATCATGACCATCGACAATCTCTTCGCGGTTCTCCTGCTCCCGTTCCTGGGCGCACTCAGTGACATGACGAGAACGCGGATCGGGCGGCGTAAGCCGTACATCCTTCTGGGTGCACCGTCGGCGGCCCTGATGTTCGCGCTCATCCCGGTGGCGA belongs to Thermococcus camini and includes:
- a CDS encoding PI-PLC domain-containing protein; amino-acid sequence: MGDVFTRLNGAVFNADVKEARAVEPLLREAELEALERTVFSSERPEIVEAVLKACPNCRVGFSIVGYSSLMWVPRLKGIYSLHVPIDAVSYVGYGAFRSLLQSFRKRGLKIYLWNHGMDELHWIPRLLSLADAVISDDPARLRKGFYGEGVFSWGDSNVGKG
- a CDS encoding glycerophosphodiester phosphodiesterase family protein, producing the protein MDSERPLILGHRGVRGRLENTLPSFERVLKYADGVEFDVRLTRDGKLLTSSPALKGELSEEKCNPPRRGLLFQRGFLLPQKSNLRRAEKAAPNGEDNTTGGGCFHTA
- a CDS encoding glycerophosphodiester phosphodiesterase family protein; its protein translation is MWERDKVIVLGHRGYSARYPENTLLAFKKAVEAGANGIELDVWLTKDGEVVVIHDDTVDRTSNGSGKVKDMTLNELKSLDFGNGEMIPTLEETFEALPEDILINVEIKDVEAVKKTAAIIGANNPSRVMVSSFLIDALREYRKYDRETRMGLLVDREETLARLPALIGELSLWSINPPVEALEFIGVEKTVGALQMARGTGLKVVLWSLKDETYYTNDNLVRLGGLFDGVIVNDVEKMVEYLSRLGLK